cttttttttttttttttttttggccctttctgagatcctggccatGCTATTGGGGGCATGAGTTTGTTGGACAAGCAGAGGAAATATCCTGCTAGGTTTTTCTTCTGCCTGTGCTCTCAACATGCGTGATTTTACAGTttggctcatcaacctggcttgaGGCATGAAGTAAATTGCATGAGCTGGTTCGTTGAATTGGCTGGGGGCAAAAATGTGGCATGGTTTTCACTTTCTGAATTCGGGTACCTCTGggtttggaaaaataaaaataaaacactacCTTGACAATTGGAGTATGTTCATGTCTGCAGATGTTGCTTTAATGGTGTTGAATAGCTTGTAACCTTGTAATTTTGGGCATCTAACTATTCCTTGTTATTATGGAAATATTATGAAGTTTAGTTGAAATCCCGAAATGACCCCTGGGATGTATCAACAGTGTAGTAGGAATAAGGTGAATGTTTCACATTGCTTTGCTAAATCTTGCACGTTTCTCTCTCCACAGGCAGCTGAACCCCATGTACGAGGGCTATCTTCAACACGATGCCCAGGAGGTGTTGCAGTGCATCCTGGGATACATACAGGAAGCCTGCGACATCATCCGCAAAGAGGAGCCAGAGACCACGTCGGGGAAGGAGGAGAccaaagaggaggatggagaaggaggTGCAGGAGGGGGAGCGGACGGCCAGCTGAGCGGGAAGAGGAAGAGTGACACCGAGGCGGGGAACGCCAAGAAGAAGCCCAAGTCCCAGGGCAAGAACCATAACACCACCagccaggaggaagaggagctgcAGCAGCCTGCAACACGATCCAAGAGGAAGTCTTCAGGTAAAAATACTAATGATAGTCAAAAGGAAAACAAGTTAATAAATGGTATGTCCTGGCACCTGACGGGACACGACAAAAAGGTAGAAAAATTAAAAAGTCCTTTGCACTTTTTAATAGATGGATCTTTGGGGTAGCTTAGgataactgagccctgaggaaggtcagtagagcGAAAGCTTGGCCTaatcattaaaaagaacacaaaggggatttaagtttgcagacatttttctttcaattttacacagcttttgtttatgtttggcaccttttaatcgagagtgcggtggggTCCGCTTTGCAATGCTCGTGCATGTTTGGATTTTTGAATTTCGAGACAGCCTCTGGCAACGACCAACTTCTCATCCTCCGCACCAGACTACGTACCTTTGGTGACTGAGCTTTCTGTATTGCTGTTCCCACCCCCTGGGTCCGTCTACCTGCCCACATATGCCAAGCCCCCATACTGATTTACACTGATTTCCTTCAGAAACCAACTCACAGCTCATGTGCTCACTAAGACCCAACTCTGTGACCCAACTCCTCTGTTTGTAAAGCAACCTTGGGTTTCATGAAGGGCgctataaaaaatatttttattgataataataataataataataacaatatatgAGGACCTTGGCCCTCAAAATGGGAACAAGGGGGCACGGCGGGCATGTCCTCAAGGGAGTCAGCATTCTGTTATCTCTGCCACCACTTTTTCAACCATAGAATGCTTCTGCCAAGCTTGCTAATTTTCCTCGCCCTCTGCAGCAAACACTACCAGAAAGGTTCTGTGACGTGTTTCATGATGGAACTGGTGAATGCATAGATTACTATCTGATAGACCCATCACAAACGGATGAAATATCTAAAACCTCAACACCTGTCTGACCAGGTGCCACCCATTTTGGAGAAAACGGGTGACAACGTTGTCCATTGGGGAGTGTGAACCTTTGGGACACGGTGGCATAACATGACAAAGCAGCAAATGATTTAAgctaacaacaacagcagcaacaaaaaaaacaatgaaatcagttaTAACAATATAACAATCAAATGACCTCATGATGTCCATGTGTCTCTAGGTGACATCAGTACAGAGGGAGCTGGTGATCAGCTTGCTAATGGCCACCAGGAGGCAGggcagacggaggaggaggaagagaaggtggagaaggagaaggaagaggggagtgAAGTGGAGGAAGCAAAGCTGCCGGAGCTCCCCAAGGAAACGACAAGCAAAAGGAAGAAGCGAGCACGACTGAGTTGGTTAAAGtcgtcgtcctcttcctcctcctcctcatcgacATCCTCTGGGAAACAGCCCAGCATCTTCTCCAAGTTTCGGAGCATGGGCCGCCTGACCAGCCACTTGGGCGGCCGCTCTGAAAccaaagaggagcaggagaaggaggaggcccGTAGGCCGCAAGATCAGGACCAAACAGACGACACCGCACTCACGTTAGCGCAGACCAGCGCTCAGTGTAAGGACGGCAAACCCCAGAGCGAAGGTAAGCACGGTGTCTTAAGTTAAGTCTGGGAGGGATCAGTCTCTTGCGTCCTTcagcttgtgtgttttttttctccattgaCTTAACATCACTTGCTGCCACACTAAATTGTCTCTGCattccatgtctgtctgtgtctgcctgtctgtctgtctgtgtgtatagagACCCAAAGCTTGGATGTATTGAAGAGCCTGTTCCAGGGGCAGCTGGTGCTCCGGACGCGCTGTCTGGAGTGCGAGTGCTTCACGGAGCGGCGGGAGGACTTCCAGGATATCAGTGTCCCCGTGCAGGAGGACGAGCAGACACCAAGGGACTCTGGCTCAGAGAGTAAGACCACACTGACCGTCCATACTCTCTCATACTTCCTATAGAAGCAGACAAGTCCTAACAGTCTGGTACTTTGAATGGTTGTCAATTATTCTATCCAAAATGCCTCCGATTCAGTCAGGCTGAATTTAGTCCCTCCATCATCGTATTGAGTCAACTTTCTTTTCGTCAGATCTCACGAGCTGCGAAAGACCTAAGCGAccgtgttttaacccattgacgcctaaggcaccggcaaaaaagggtgctggatGCCTGAGCCcttaaagaaaagctgccctcagcctataaaaaccttaatatcttCGCTTCTgtagcacataaaaatatgcacagttgcatttaaacgccaagacaCTCATCTttaattagaatgtgttcattcatctcaaacaaacagagatttttaataaagttgtctcaaatctcatgaccctGAATGTTACCCTCATGACCCTGAATAgatttgtacttttcatacatgaaaagggggatcttctccatggtccgccattttgaatttccaaaaatagccatttttagctgcaaaaatgactacttggaccatactagaaaatatttgtttattacttagtaaactttcatgtaaagatcaaatttggcaataggcagcccagtttcaataagcagcatagttgcagtacctttttggccatttcctgcacagtgtccctttctgAATTGTAATGTTAAAAGTGATCTCTGTTGTCCCCTCAGTCTCTCCAGAGCCCAAGCCAGAGCTGAAGACCCTGAAGTGGGCCATCTCCCAGTTTGCCTCGGTGGAGAGGATCGTGGGGGAGGACAAATACTTCTGCGAGACATGCCGCCACTACACAGAGGCCGAGAGGAGCCTGCTGTTTGACAAGACCCCCAGTGTCATCACCATCCACCTCAAGTGCTTTGCTGCCAACTCCTCAGAGTGAGTCAAAGTTTGTACTGTACAGTTCTGTACGCTTGTAGCATTGCCAGGGGGGCAGTGaagcagtgtactgtatgttactTAAGGTATTTTGGTACACGCATCATTTAACAATGACAATTTGATAGTGGCATGGTAGAGATAAACAATAAAATGACAACTACGATTTATTATCTATTTGTAGGTGAGCGAGTATGAGTGGTATGTGccatcagggttcccacacctttttgaTGAAAAAATTCAAGCACTTTTGAAGCACCacatttcagttttccagcacccccagaattttgtgtttttaagatgcactctcctgcattctaatcaattttaggttttcgaatggcaaatcccatctgacatctcactccctttTTGATGTACCtaaacaatttatttctattatttggcttactaaatttcaagcattttcaagcacttcaccaagcattcaagcattttcacaaccttgaaaacacttaatttaaattcaagcattttcaagtaattcaagcaccagtgggaaccaaGAGCCATGCAACAGGACCATGGAACCTTAACGCTATATCCTCCTGATTACCAGGGAACTGTTTTTgtataactgtttttttttttttgttcttttttttaatcttcccCAAATCTTTGAGGGGTAATGAGGATATTCCTAGAAAAAATTgtgtacatttttttattttattttacagatATGTGAGAGAAATGTGTCCACTACAGTCATGAATTTAAATGTTACCTTAGTTTATACTTTAAAGCCAGTGTTGTGGGATCCTTTGTCGTTAAGGTTGGATCTGATGATGtatccatgttagaatacacatACCATCCAAATTCTAGACTAGTGTTTGTTttttagtgggcaaaccaacataCAGTAATCAAGGgatcaaatgaagagctcttttccaaaacgctatatccaccaattTTGACTTACCTTTCAAACCTCtataaaattcattttgcaatacccaatacaaacatgtcaatttcccaacattctataaaatggatacatCTCTCATttaggaaaagagctcttcaaatacttCATGCCAGCGCTGTATGATACTTCAACTCAGTTGTGGGATCCTTTTGTCCTCCAGGTTGGACCCGTACGCCGGGCTGTCGAAGGTGAACACGCCTCTGCAGACGCCCCTGCAGCTCTCTCTGGAGGAGTGGAGCACGGGcgcggcgccccctggcggacagcagcagcagcactatcAGCTCTTCGCCGTGGTCATGCACAGCGGCGTCACCATCAGCAGTGGCCATTACACCACCTACGTCCGCATGTCGGACCTCCAAAAGCTAAGCCTAAgtagggaggaaggggaggatgagAGCGAGGTGATGACACAGGCTGCCAAGAAAGTGGAGACGTCGACCCAGGAGTACGACGATGGGGAGGTGTCCTTTAGCCTGAGTGGCCGggttggtggcggtggcggtggtgttggtggttgttGTGTCAGCTCGGCCTCCGCTGCCTCCCCCTCAGCCAAACCAGGGACCAAGAAGTCCCTGGAGGGAGTGGGCCTGCTGGGGGGCCAGAGGAGCCTGGCCACCTACGACCTCGCCGGCAGCAGCAAGCACCAGGGCGGCACTGACAAGAGCGTGTTTCCCTCCGGCTCGCAGCCGCTCggcagcgcagcagcagcaggggtgaagaaagagaaagaggccaCGGCGGTTGGGGAGCGGAGGTGCGTCGGTGCCGGTGATCTGCAGAACCTTCTGGACTACGAGGGGAAGTGGCTGCTGTTTGACGACTCTGAGGTGCGGCTCTACGAGGAGGAGGAGTTCCTGCGCGCATGCTCGCCCGACACGTGCAGCACCTCCACGCCATACCTGCTCTTCTACCGCAGGGTCCCGCAGCACAAATGAGGCACGCAGCGCACTCTTCTGCCCCCCTGTCCAGCTCTCAGTATACCCACCCCCGCCCCGCCCCTGTACAAAGaagctggggtggatttctcgaaaccaaagttgcttactacattagctactttgttgttttcaatgcgttttcccattggcaactaactaCATAAGTTgccaacaacttctcttttgagaaatgcacccctggtttggtggtaaaccaggtgaagttcaCCTTCTGGTAGAGGTAGAGCATCTAATAGAGgaacctggagtcctcattgtctTACAGGTGGGGTTGCAAGTTAACCATcctaagaaaatgtactattgtgacatcacgttgggggttccacaggctcataggagtctatgtaaaatcttagaatcctgggggagttcccccaacgtgatgtcatacctgcaaccccacccaaATGATGCCTGCAGATACATCTATGAGCAGGTTTTTACCACTTCCTGAAGGtgaactaagcctggtttataaCTTGACCATGTTCTTAGTATCATCCCCCCCTGGACATGAGATGCCCCAGCCTTGCCAGAGACTTGCAGCACCTCCATGCCCTACCTGCTCCTCTTTCACAGGGTCCATGAGCAGACACGGGGCACTCTTGCTAACTGCCCACCCCCCCAGCTTTCTGTATCAGATATAAAATACCCCGTCACCCACCCCTCATTTCACGCTGTCTTATTAGACGTGCTCTTGCTCATCCATAGATATGAACCACTAAATGCTGTGTTCAGCCTAGATGTTGTCATAGATGGTATCGACGCCACCTACAGGACAATGTGCATATTGCATTGTCAACGACTGATGGCAGCAATATCCTAACTAAAATTTGTGGTGATCTGACTTCAGGCAGTAGTTCCAATACAAAGGAATGATGGGCACAGTATCTAGTGTTCCTATCTATGTAGCTCATCTTCTAGTCCGCTCTCCAGCTCTGTATCAGAGTTTTTATTTCCATGTTCTGTCATTTGACCTGCCCttgacttttttttaatttcttttttaatCCTCAGACTTTTCCTCATTTGGGACCGCACCTTGGCACTTAAAACAGTGCATCTTCTGAAAACTTGCCCTTGTATGGAAAGTGTCCGCCCCCCACATTGTATGACCAGATGTAATGACTTCTCATGCACTGGGTCCTGTTTTTAGATATGTTTTGTTTTATAAAGAGCACAATATATTATTGTATTTTTCTTGCTATAGCTAGCTACATGTCTACGTTTAGAGAGAATATCTGTGCCCTCCATCCTTGCTGTACTATAAGATGACTAGTTAAGCTTAATGTGTAGTGATTCTTGGTTACACTTTTCTCCTGGACCAGCTATACTAGTTTTGGGAAACATTTATTTTTGAAGAACATCACCAGTTATCAAAAAAGAAATCTTTGATGGGATACTAGGACTGGGACGAGTCCATTCAGTTAACGTGTGTAAGCTATTCAAAGGACAATTCAACCGATTTCAACATGCATAGTGCTCATGCTACCCGCAGCTTGTCAGCCCTGTCTTtcatcctggggtgcatttctcgacaatgTTGTTGCTAAGTTAGGAACTtaattggttgcaatgcaatttcccgtaGGTATTTAAGTTGCTAACTGATtggcaacgatgctttcgagaaacgataATCTGGCCAGCTAATGGGGGCATGGGTTTATTTACTACTTTTTTTTATATAGTAAAATACTCATATCCCCACCATGTAGTGCTGTGACCTACAACACAGCATTAACCTGGAACGATACTTTGAGCATGTAAGACCTTACAAATGCCATGTGAACAAAGTATGCCCCCAGTTATTTGGCCAGGATCTCAACAAAAAGGGTGCTGCATCTAAGGGGAatagacaagtcaagggtagtgtcaGCAATGAGAGTGGATATTGAAATCGGCCCGAATTTCCCTTTACGTTTCAGTAGGATCCAGTCAGAATCACATACTGATGGCAAGGATAAAAATGTACCTCATTCCaacaattcccccccccccccctttttttttaacatgccaGGTCCTCAATATAAGCATTCTGAAATATTTGACCAACCACCATCAGTTCTGGTGGAAGTTCACCAAAGCAAAAGTCTGGAATCTAACTTTTCTAAAGAAAATGCTTTGCTAAGGTTGTTTTACAGGATCTTTGTCCATTCATCCTGTGTGATTTCCATCTCTTTGTGGAAGCTCTTGTACACCCTATTAAAACACCAGCAATatcctcattgtgtgtgttttattaacAGAAATGACAAGTATAGACATTAAAATTTATTTAGTAAAATATGTAAAGTAAAGAAAAGCTACATAAAACAATCCATGGATGTCTGGAACAGTACcagagtttcttttttttcttttcacttttttaaacaaatgtagtaCCAGcagtaactaaaaaaaaaaaaaagatgaaccaTCATGATAAATAGTGGTACCTTTTTTGCTTGTTTTGTCATTTTGGATTAAATAGTAAACTTTCGAGTTGTACAATGCCTAAAAAAAATGCATCATAACAGTTCAAAAATAAAAAGTGCACACAGGAAATAAAATCCGGATTGACATAACGTACGCAGCAAAAATCCATCTTCAGTTCGTAACAGATCGTTTTGTAAACGAATAAGGTATTGGAATGACGTACCAATGCTTAATACTTGCTTCCACTTATCTGACTTGCTTCCCCTAATCTACCCCCCAAACCTTACTAGGTAGAACACTGAATTTTCTCAAGGGCCTTTTGATATTTACAAACAAATAaattatcattttttttgtttttcttttttttttcttcatgtgcACAAGCCGTCCATTTTCCCACGTTCACATGTCAAGTTTGCGTAGGCTCATCCGACTGAAGGAATccctgaaacaaaaacaaaaatgaccTTAGCCTGGAGTCTTCCCTTATAGTACTCAGGACTATTACTGATATTCCAGCTGGTTCACTACCTTATCAGGTGGTCCTTTTGCTGCATGGTCAAAGGAGCAAAGGAAAGGGTGAAATGGGTTTGCCAGACAGGGTTAAGCCAGTGAAAAAGCGGGTGAAGAGCAGCTTGCCAGAGAAGAAAGCAACCAGTGTGATCTAATATAGTTATTAGTGTTCCCTATAACAGTCTGCACTGTGGCAGAGGCCGTATGTGCAAGAGATGACCTCTTGGTTATTGCGGAGGACAGCGTGTGAGAATGGAAAACAAGATCCTTAAGAATTAGGCTGTTTGTAAGTGACGTTCAGGAGTATGGCATACAAAAGCAGTAGTAATTGTAGTACAGTTTTCCCTTTCAAAAAAAGGGAATGTAGAAAAcagtctttttaaaaatatatatattttaggggcttttatgcctttatttgataagacagcctgagatggtgacagaaagcgagtgggacagagagacggggcggGATCGGGAAGTGAccccgaaccggggtccccgtgggcatgcaagcccaaacgtgggggggctagcgcgctgcgccacagcgcccccccagaATGTCACAGTCTTTTAATTCACAGAACTAATGCATCCAACAAGGATGTGTTTCGATTTCAGCACTGATGTGACCGTGTTAAAGGTCCCTCCCAAATGTAATTTTAGTAGTGCATATGCTACATTTATGCTGgtcattcacaaatttgatcctTGATTGACCAACTATTAAAGTAATATTAACTGTTCTGACAAAAGTACAATTGCATTGCAGTCCACCATGCAAAACAtgactggaaattcaaaacggtTGACACAGAGAAGATGCACctattcatgcatgaaaagtatacatttccaagccataatgaatacctaCAAATTGACGGTGGTGATAAATTTGAATTAAAATATTACATTTATGAAGTGGGCAGAATAAATTCTTCATAAAATTGTATTCTCTACCTTTACAAATTATGGCTGAAGCAGTAGAAATGCAGAAACATGTGGAACATAATTCAGGATGGACCAGTATGAAGGCGTGTGTGTAACGAAGAGGATAGGGCTGCTCCAGTCCTGCCTATACTGACCTGTGGGAGTTGACCTGCAGCACAGGCTTGTAAAGCTGAGGGATTTTCCTGTTGATGAGGGGCTGCAGCGCCTCCTTCAGCCGGTGGTAGTTCCTCTCCAGCTCCCGCTGGTACTCCTTCTGGTCGGGACCAATCAGGCTCTTGTTTTTGCGGAGGGCATCCTCACATCTGAGACAGAGTCAGTTGAGAgcgaaggaggggggggggggggaaagcatGACATATTTTTTCAATTAAACtaaaccctg
This is a stretch of genomic DNA from Engraulis encrasicolus isolate BLACKSEA-1 chromosome 6, IST_EnEncr_1.0, whole genome shotgun sequence. It encodes these proteins:
- the usp1 gene encoding ubiquitin carboxyl-terminal hydrolase 1 isoform X1 — protein: MPGLQADAVVAALGSPIKKSKLSLKFFQKKDTKRALDFSETQAEEQNAQPLETEETASLDQVVPCPCPSSPVTCERREVLVPFVGLNNLGNTCYLNSILQVLYYCPGFKEAIKKLYKLSKGQNKQKKVLKDEEQQEGSAVEAGEGEQELQAPAQVELLASFHSLITSLEQLQSNFLVSPSKYGEGELATPPRKLLNSLRQLNPMYEGYLQHDAQEVLQCILGYIQEACDIIRKEEPETTSGKEETKEEDGEGGAGGGADGQLSGKRKSDTEAGNAKKKPKSQGKNHNTTSQEEEELQQPATRSKRKSSGDISTEGAGDQLANGHQEAGQTEEEEEKVEKEKEEGSEVEEAKLPELPKETTSKRKKRARLSWLKSSSSSSSSSSTSSGKQPSIFSKFRSMGRLTSHLGGRSETKEEQEKEEARRPQDQDQTDDTALTLAQTSAQCKDGKPQSEETQSLDVLKSLFQGQLVLRTRCLECECFTERREDFQDISVPVQEDEQTPRDSGSEISPEPKPELKTLKWAISQFASVERIVGEDKYFCETCRHYTEAERSLLFDKTPSVITIHLKCFAANSSELDPYAGLSKVNTPLQTPLQLSLEEWSTGAAPPGGQQQQHYQLFAVVMHSGVTISSGHYTTYVRMSDLQKLSLSREEGEDESEVMTQAAKKVETSTQEYDDGEVSFSLSGRVGGGGGGVGGCCVSSASAASPSAKPGTKKSLEGVGLLGGQRSLATYDLAGSSKHQGGTDKSVFPSGSQPLGSAAAAGVKKEKEATAVGERRCVGAGDLQNLLDYEGKWLLFDDSEVRLYEEEEFLRACSPDTCSTSTPYLLFYRRVPQHK
- the usp1 gene encoding ubiquitin carboxyl-terminal hydrolase 1 isoform X2; translated protein: MPGLQADAVVAALGSPIKKSKLSLKFFQKKDTKRALDFSETQAEEQNAQPLETEETASLDQVVPCPCPSSPVTCERREVLVPFVGLNNLGNTCYLNSILQVLYYCPGFKEAIKKLYKLSKGQNKQKKVLKDEEQEGSAVEAGEGEQELQAPAQVELLASFHSLITSLEQLQSNFLVSPSKYGEGELATPPRKLLNSLRQLNPMYEGYLQHDAQEVLQCILGYIQEACDIIRKEEPETTSGKEETKEEDGEGGAGGGADGQLSGKRKSDTEAGNAKKKPKSQGKNHNTTSQEEEELQQPATRSKRKSSGDISTEGAGDQLANGHQEAGQTEEEEEKVEKEKEEGSEVEEAKLPELPKETTSKRKKRARLSWLKSSSSSSSSSSTSSGKQPSIFSKFRSMGRLTSHLGGRSETKEEQEKEEARRPQDQDQTDDTALTLAQTSAQCKDGKPQSEETQSLDVLKSLFQGQLVLRTRCLECECFTERREDFQDISVPVQEDEQTPRDSGSEISPEPKPELKTLKWAISQFASVERIVGEDKYFCETCRHYTEAERSLLFDKTPSVITIHLKCFAANSSELDPYAGLSKVNTPLQTPLQLSLEEWSTGAAPPGGQQQQHYQLFAVVMHSGVTISSGHYTTYVRMSDLQKLSLSREEGEDESEVMTQAAKKVETSTQEYDDGEVSFSLSGRVGGGGGGVGGCCVSSASAASPSAKPGTKKSLEGVGLLGGQRSLATYDLAGSSKHQGGTDKSVFPSGSQPLGSAAAAGVKKEKEATAVGERRCVGAGDLQNLLDYEGKWLLFDDSEVRLYEEEEFLRACSPDTCSTSTPYLLFYRRVPQHK